From the Anguilla anguilla isolate fAngAng1 chromosome 6, fAngAng1.pri, whole genome shotgun sequence genome, one window contains:
- the LOC118230761 gene encoding transferrin receptor protein 1-like isoform X3: MKDCTHDSCESKMNDVRSSISKIFNGAPRSYTRFNLTRNMEGDGSQVEMKLSSDVDEETDHPAGERQGNGYGQPHDATYVQKLGHSPRNVCFMIVATLLVFAIGYLIGYLADHRQDKECSELPLSDDPVSEERVLPVEEEIVLDWSDLKALLKEKLNENSLQAAFKEFSLAAHEAGSEGDRSLASRVHERFKSYDMSPWTDNHYVKLQGPPRTGNNRVSFAGEEIGRPQAYLAYSATGTVQGNLVYAYYGEPGDFQIAQNFKAQLNGSVVLLRAGKISFAEKVANAAKMKAAAVLIYPDPADYSIETNTELYGHVHLGTGDPYTPGFPSFNHTQFPPVKSSGLPEIPAQTITASMATKLFGKMTGISAPGNWEGKLGVNYKIGGDGDVVTVEVNNVPTEKKITNVFGVIMGVVDPDRYLVIGAQRDSWGPGFARSTVGTSLLVELARVISDMEKNDGFVPRRSIIFASWSAGEYGSVGATEWLEGYLSSMNLKAFSYISLDGVVAGSDSIKASASPLLYTLFEGALKEVIFPLQVNSPTTGQTLYAQVGGEKSVMVPMKMDDTAYPFLAFSGIPSISFRFTDTVDYPYFGTLLDTENKLSTATRTRPARIAVAAGQVAGQMALRLVHDHLLKLDLLGYDGVIRKNVAKLHRQLYLLKQSKILPETLTSQWLTSAAGSYGRASSGLHTDIRNSDLVDVERCRVLNDRIMRVEKNLLSPYENVKETPFRHIIFGSGAHTLPAILEHLKALRDHSPETEVDFFRNQFALVTWTIQGCANALAGDIWVLNREE; this comes from the exons ATGAAGGACTGCACCCACG ACTCCTGTGAATCCAAGATGAACGACGTCAGGTCCTCCATATCCAAAATA TTTAACGGGGCGCCGCGCTCCTACACCCGCTTCAACCTGACGCGGAACATGGAGGGCGACGGCAGCCAGGTGGAGATGAAGCTGTCCTCGGACGTGGACGAGGAGACGGACCACCCCGCCGGGGAGCGCCAGGGCAACGGCTACGGCCAACCCCACGACGCCACCTACGTCCAGAAGCTCGGCCACTCCCCGAGGAACGTCTGCTTCATGATCGTCGCCACCCTCCTCGTCTTCGCCATCG GATATCTGATTGGCTACTTGGCTGACCACAGGCAGGATAAGGAGTGTTCCGAGCTCCCTCTCTCCGACGACCCAGTGTCAGAAGAGCGAGTGTTGCCGGTCGAGGAAGAAATCGTTCTGGACTGGAGTGATCTCAAGGCATTGCTGAAAGAGAAGTTAAATGAGAACAGCCTACAGGCAGCCTTCAA AGAGTTTAGCCTCGCCGCGCACGAAGCCGGCTCCGAGGGGGACAGGTCTCTGGCCTCTCGGGTCCACGAAAGGTTCAAGAGTTACGACATGAGCCCCTGGACCGACAACCACTACGTCAAGCTGCAGGGCCCTCCCAGGACCGGCAACAACAGAGTGTCCTTCGCCGGGGAAGAGATCGGTAGGCCTCAGGCGTACCTGGCCTACAGCGCCACCGGGACCGTGCAG GGCAACCTGGTGTACGCCTACTACGGCGAGCCGGGGGATTTCCAAATCGCGCAGAACTTCAAAGCGCAGCTGAACGGGAGCGTCGTCCTCCTCCGAGCGGGAAAAATAAGCTTTGCCGAGAAG GTGGCTAACGCTGCCAAGATGAAGGCCGCGGCCGTGCTGATCTACCCAGACCCCGCTGACTACAGTATTGAAACCAACACAGAGCTCTATGGTCAT GTCCACTTGGGCACTGGTGACCCATATACCCCAGGGTTCCCCTCCTTCAACCACACGCAGTTCCCCCCGGTAAAATCCTCGGGACTGCCCGAAATCCCGGCCCAGACCATCACCGCCAGCATGGCGACCAAGCTCTTCGG GAAGATGACCGGAATCAGCGCTCCCGGCAACTGGGAAGGCAAACTGGGTGTGAACTACAAGATTGGTGGGGACGGTGATGTGGTCACGGTGGAAGTGAACAACGTCCCCACGGAGAAGAAGATCACCAACGTGTTCGGTGTCATCATGGGAGTCGTAGACCCAG ATCGTTACTTAGTGATTGGTGCGCAGAGAGACTCCTGGGGTCCAGGATTCGCCAGGTCGACTGTAGGCACCAGCCTGTTGGTGGAGCTGGCCCGTGTCATCTCGGATATGGAGAAAAACG ATGGATTTGTGCCCAGAAGGAGTATCATTTTTGCAAGCTGGAGTGCTGGTGAATATGGGAGCGTTGGCGCCACAGAGTGGCTGGAG GGATATTTGTCTTCGATGAACCTGAAGGCCTTTTCTTACATAAGTCTGGATGGCGTGGTTGCAG GGTCTGATTCCATCAAAGCATCGGCAAGCCCACTTTTGTACACCTTGTTTGAGGGTGCATTGAAGGAG gtgATTTTCCCACTACAGGTAAACAGCCCCACCACTGGGCAGACTCTGTATGCACAAGTAGGCGGGGAAAAATCAGT CATGGTCCCCATGAAGATGGATGACACTGCTTACCCCTTCCTGGCCTTTTCGGGGATCCCCTCCATTTCATTCCGCTTCACG GACACTGTAGATTACCCGTACTTCGGGACCTTGCTGGACACCGAAAACAAGCTGAGCACCGCCACGAGGACCCGCCCGGCGAGGATTGCCGTTGCAGCCGGGCAGGTGGCGGGCCAGATGGCGCTCAGGCTGGTCCACGACCACCTGCTGAAGCTGGACCTGCTGGGGTACGACGGCGTGATCCGCAAAAACGTGGCCAAGCTCCATCGCCAGCTCTACCTGCTGAAGCAG TCCAAAATCCTGCCCGAGACCCTGACCTCGCAATGGCTGACGTCAGCGGCCGGGTCCTACGGGCGTGCCTCGAGCGGCCTCCACACCGACATCCGGAACAGCGATCTCGTCGACGTGGAGCGGTGCCGCGTCCTCAACGACCGGATCATGAGG GTGGAGAAAAACCTCCTCTCTCCGTACGAGAATGTGAAGGAGACCCCGTTCCGCCACATCATCTTCGGCTCGGGCGCCCACACGTTGCCGGCCATTTTGGAGCACCTCAAAGCTCTCAGGGATCACTCGCCCGAAACAGAAGTGGATTTTTTCAGGAATCAGTTTGCCCTGGTCACCTGGACCATCCAGGGCTGTGCCAACGCTCTGGCGGGGGACATTTGGGTACTGAATAGGGAGGAGTAG
- the LOC118230761 gene encoding transferrin receptor protein 1-like isoform X2, which yields MKDCTHGPEVCALQNDSCESKMNDVRSSISKIFNGAPRSYTRFNLTRNMEGDGSQVEMKLSSDVDEETDHPAGERQGNGYGQPHDATYVQKLGHSPRNVCFMIVATLLVFAIGYLIGYLADHRQDKECSELPLSDDPVSEERVLPVEEEIVLDWSDLKALLKEKLNENSLQAAFKEFSLAAHEAGSEGDRSLASRVHERFKSYDMSPWTDNHYVKLQGPPRTGNNRVSFAGEEIGRPQAYLAYSATGTVQGNLVYAYYGEPGDFQIAQNFKAQLNGSVVLLRAGKISFAEKVANAAKMKAAAVLIYPDPADYSIETNTELYGHVHLGTGDPYTPGFPSFNHTQFPPVKSSGLPEIPAQTITASMATKLFGKMTGISAPGNWEGKLGVNYKIGGDGDVVTVEVNNVPTEKKITNVFGVIMGVVDPDRYLVIGAQRDSWGPGFARSTVGTSLLVELARVISDMEKNDGFVPRRSIIFASWSAGEYGSVGATEWLEGYLSSMNLKAFSYISLDGVVAGSDSIKASASPLLYTLFEGALKEVNSPTTGQTLYAQVGGEKSVMVPMKMDDTAYPFLAFSGIPSISFRFTDTVDYPYFGTLLDTENKLSTATRTRPARIAVAAGQVAGQMALRLVHDHLLKLDLLGYDGVIRKNVAKLHRQLYLLKQSKILPETLTSQWLTSAAGSYGRASSGLHTDIRNSDLVDVERCRVLNDRIMRVEKNLLSPYENVKETPFRHIIFGSGAHTLPAILEHLKALRDHSPETEVDFFRNQFALVTWTIQGCANALAGDIWVLNREE from the exons ATGAAGGACTGCACCCACG GGCCTGAAGTCTGCGCTCTACAAAATG ACTCCTGTGAATCCAAGATGAACGACGTCAGGTCCTCCATATCCAAAATA TTTAACGGGGCGCCGCGCTCCTACACCCGCTTCAACCTGACGCGGAACATGGAGGGCGACGGCAGCCAGGTGGAGATGAAGCTGTCCTCGGACGTGGACGAGGAGACGGACCACCCCGCCGGGGAGCGCCAGGGCAACGGCTACGGCCAACCCCACGACGCCACCTACGTCCAGAAGCTCGGCCACTCCCCGAGGAACGTCTGCTTCATGATCGTCGCCACCCTCCTCGTCTTCGCCATCG GATATCTGATTGGCTACTTGGCTGACCACAGGCAGGATAAGGAGTGTTCCGAGCTCCCTCTCTCCGACGACCCAGTGTCAGAAGAGCGAGTGTTGCCGGTCGAGGAAGAAATCGTTCTGGACTGGAGTGATCTCAAGGCATTGCTGAAAGAGAAGTTAAATGAGAACAGCCTACAGGCAGCCTTCAA AGAGTTTAGCCTCGCCGCGCACGAAGCCGGCTCCGAGGGGGACAGGTCTCTGGCCTCTCGGGTCCACGAAAGGTTCAAGAGTTACGACATGAGCCCCTGGACCGACAACCACTACGTCAAGCTGCAGGGCCCTCCCAGGACCGGCAACAACAGAGTGTCCTTCGCCGGGGAAGAGATCGGTAGGCCTCAGGCGTACCTGGCCTACAGCGCCACCGGGACCGTGCAG GGCAACCTGGTGTACGCCTACTACGGCGAGCCGGGGGATTTCCAAATCGCGCAGAACTTCAAAGCGCAGCTGAACGGGAGCGTCGTCCTCCTCCGAGCGGGAAAAATAAGCTTTGCCGAGAAG GTGGCTAACGCTGCCAAGATGAAGGCCGCGGCCGTGCTGATCTACCCAGACCCCGCTGACTACAGTATTGAAACCAACACAGAGCTCTATGGTCAT GTCCACTTGGGCACTGGTGACCCATATACCCCAGGGTTCCCCTCCTTCAACCACACGCAGTTCCCCCCGGTAAAATCCTCGGGACTGCCCGAAATCCCGGCCCAGACCATCACCGCCAGCATGGCGACCAAGCTCTTCGG GAAGATGACCGGAATCAGCGCTCCCGGCAACTGGGAAGGCAAACTGGGTGTGAACTACAAGATTGGTGGGGACGGTGATGTGGTCACGGTGGAAGTGAACAACGTCCCCACGGAGAAGAAGATCACCAACGTGTTCGGTGTCATCATGGGAGTCGTAGACCCAG ATCGTTACTTAGTGATTGGTGCGCAGAGAGACTCCTGGGGTCCAGGATTCGCCAGGTCGACTGTAGGCACCAGCCTGTTGGTGGAGCTGGCCCGTGTCATCTCGGATATGGAGAAAAACG ATGGATTTGTGCCCAGAAGGAGTATCATTTTTGCAAGCTGGAGTGCTGGTGAATATGGGAGCGTTGGCGCCACAGAGTGGCTGGAG GGATATTTGTCTTCGATGAACCTGAAGGCCTTTTCTTACATAAGTCTGGATGGCGTGGTTGCAG GGTCTGATTCCATCAAAGCATCGGCAAGCCCACTTTTGTACACCTTGTTTGAGGGTGCATTGAAGGAG GTAAACAGCCCCACCACTGGGCAGACTCTGTATGCACAAGTAGGCGGGGAAAAATCAGT CATGGTCCCCATGAAGATGGATGACACTGCTTACCCCTTCCTGGCCTTTTCGGGGATCCCCTCCATTTCATTCCGCTTCACG GACACTGTAGATTACCCGTACTTCGGGACCTTGCTGGACACCGAAAACAAGCTGAGCACCGCCACGAGGACCCGCCCGGCGAGGATTGCCGTTGCAGCCGGGCAGGTGGCGGGCCAGATGGCGCTCAGGCTGGTCCACGACCACCTGCTGAAGCTGGACCTGCTGGGGTACGACGGCGTGATCCGCAAAAACGTGGCCAAGCTCCATCGCCAGCTCTACCTGCTGAAGCAG TCCAAAATCCTGCCCGAGACCCTGACCTCGCAATGGCTGACGTCAGCGGCCGGGTCCTACGGGCGTGCCTCGAGCGGCCTCCACACCGACATCCGGAACAGCGATCTCGTCGACGTGGAGCGGTGCCGCGTCCTCAACGACCGGATCATGAGG GTGGAGAAAAACCTCCTCTCTCCGTACGAGAATGTGAAGGAGACCCCGTTCCGCCACATCATCTTCGGCTCGGGCGCCCACACGTTGCCGGCCATTTTGGAGCACCTCAAAGCTCTCAGGGATCACTCGCCCGAAACAGAAGTGGATTTTTTCAGGAATCAGTTTGCCCTGGTCACCTGGACCATCCAGGGCTGTGCCAACGCTCTGGCGGGGGACATTTGGGTACTGAATAGGGAGGAGTAG
- the LOC118230761 gene encoding transferrin receptor protein 1-like isoform X5: MNDVRSSISKIFNGAPRSYTRFNLTRNMEGDGSQVEMKLSSDVDEETDHPAGERQGNGYGQPHDATYVQKLGHSPRNVCFMIVATLLVFAIGYLIGYLADHRQDKECSELPLSDDPVSEERVLPVEEEIVLDWSDLKALLKEKLNENSLQAAFKEFSLAAHEAGSEGDRSLASRVHERFKSYDMSPWTDNHYVKLQGPPRTGNNRVSFAGEEIGRPQAYLAYSATGTVQGNLVYAYYGEPGDFQIAQNFKAQLNGSVVLLRAGKISFAEKVANAAKMKAAAVLIYPDPADYSIETNTELYGHVHLGTGDPYTPGFPSFNHTQFPPVKSSGLPEIPAQTITASMATKLFGKMTGISAPGNWEGKLGVNYKIGGDGDVVTVEVNNVPTEKKITNVFGVIMGVVDPDRYLVIGAQRDSWGPGFARSTVGTSLLVELARVISDMEKNDGFVPRRSIIFASWSAGEYGSVGATEWLEGYLSSMNLKAFSYISLDGVVAGSDSIKASASPLLYTLFEGALKEVIFPLQVNSPTTGQTLYAQVGGEKSVMVPMKMDDTAYPFLAFSGIPSISFRFTDTVDYPYFGTLLDTENKLSTATRTRPARIAVAAGQVAGQMALRLVHDHLLKLDLLGYDGVIRKNVAKLHRQLYLLKQSKILPETLTSQWLTSAAGSYGRASSGLHTDIRNSDLVDVERCRVLNDRIMRVEKNLLSPYENVKETPFRHIIFGSGAHTLPAILEHLKALRDHSPETEVDFFRNQFALVTWTIQGCANALAGDIWVLNREE; the protein is encoded by the exons ATGAACGACGTCAGGTCCTCCATATCCAAAATA TTTAACGGGGCGCCGCGCTCCTACACCCGCTTCAACCTGACGCGGAACATGGAGGGCGACGGCAGCCAGGTGGAGATGAAGCTGTCCTCGGACGTGGACGAGGAGACGGACCACCCCGCCGGGGAGCGCCAGGGCAACGGCTACGGCCAACCCCACGACGCCACCTACGTCCAGAAGCTCGGCCACTCCCCGAGGAACGTCTGCTTCATGATCGTCGCCACCCTCCTCGTCTTCGCCATCG GATATCTGATTGGCTACTTGGCTGACCACAGGCAGGATAAGGAGTGTTCCGAGCTCCCTCTCTCCGACGACCCAGTGTCAGAAGAGCGAGTGTTGCCGGTCGAGGAAGAAATCGTTCTGGACTGGAGTGATCTCAAGGCATTGCTGAAAGAGAAGTTAAATGAGAACAGCCTACAGGCAGCCTTCAA AGAGTTTAGCCTCGCCGCGCACGAAGCCGGCTCCGAGGGGGACAGGTCTCTGGCCTCTCGGGTCCACGAAAGGTTCAAGAGTTACGACATGAGCCCCTGGACCGACAACCACTACGTCAAGCTGCAGGGCCCTCCCAGGACCGGCAACAACAGAGTGTCCTTCGCCGGGGAAGAGATCGGTAGGCCTCAGGCGTACCTGGCCTACAGCGCCACCGGGACCGTGCAG GGCAACCTGGTGTACGCCTACTACGGCGAGCCGGGGGATTTCCAAATCGCGCAGAACTTCAAAGCGCAGCTGAACGGGAGCGTCGTCCTCCTCCGAGCGGGAAAAATAAGCTTTGCCGAGAAG GTGGCTAACGCTGCCAAGATGAAGGCCGCGGCCGTGCTGATCTACCCAGACCCCGCTGACTACAGTATTGAAACCAACACAGAGCTCTATGGTCAT GTCCACTTGGGCACTGGTGACCCATATACCCCAGGGTTCCCCTCCTTCAACCACACGCAGTTCCCCCCGGTAAAATCCTCGGGACTGCCCGAAATCCCGGCCCAGACCATCACCGCCAGCATGGCGACCAAGCTCTTCGG GAAGATGACCGGAATCAGCGCTCCCGGCAACTGGGAAGGCAAACTGGGTGTGAACTACAAGATTGGTGGGGACGGTGATGTGGTCACGGTGGAAGTGAACAACGTCCCCACGGAGAAGAAGATCACCAACGTGTTCGGTGTCATCATGGGAGTCGTAGACCCAG ATCGTTACTTAGTGATTGGTGCGCAGAGAGACTCCTGGGGTCCAGGATTCGCCAGGTCGACTGTAGGCACCAGCCTGTTGGTGGAGCTGGCCCGTGTCATCTCGGATATGGAGAAAAACG ATGGATTTGTGCCCAGAAGGAGTATCATTTTTGCAAGCTGGAGTGCTGGTGAATATGGGAGCGTTGGCGCCACAGAGTGGCTGGAG GGATATTTGTCTTCGATGAACCTGAAGGCCTTTTCTTACATAAGTCTGGATGGCGTGGTTGCAG GGTCTGATTCCATCAAAGCATCGGCAAGCCCACTTTTGTACACCTTGTTTGAGGGTGCATTGAAGGAG gtgATTTTCCCACTACAGGTAAACAGCCCCACCACTGGGCAGACTCTGTATGCACAAGTAGGCGGGGAAAAATCAGT CATGGTCCCCATGAAGATGGATGACACTGCTTACCCCTTCCTGGCCTTTTCGGGGATCCCCTCCATTTCATTCCGCTTCACG GACACTGTAGATTACCCGTACTTCGGGACCTTGCTGGACACCGAAAACAAGCTGAGCACCGCCACGAGGACCCGCCCGGCGAGGATTGCCGTTGCAGCCGGGCAGGTGGCGGGCCAGATGGCGCTCAGGCTGGTCCACGACCACCTGCTGAAGCTGGACCTGCTGGGGTACGACGGCGTGATCCGCAAAAACGTGGCCAAGCTCCATCGCCAGCTCTACCTGCTGAAGCAG TCCAAAATCCTGCCCGAGACCCTGACCTCGCAATGGCTGACGTCAGCGGCCGGGTCCTACGGGCGTGCCTCGAGCGGCCTCCACACCGACATCCGGAACAGCGATCTCGTCGACGTGGAGCGGTGCCGCGTCCTCAACGACCGGATCATGAGG GTGGAGAAAAACCTCCTCTCTCCGTACGAGAATGTGAAGGAGACCCCGTTCCGCCACATCATCTTCGGCTCGGGCGCCCACACGTTGCCGGCCATTTTGGAGCACCTCAAAGCTCTCAGGGATCACTCGCCCGAAACAGAAGTGGATTTTTTCAGGAATCAGTTTGCCCTGGTCACCTGGACCATCCAGGGCTGTGCCAACGCTCTGGCGGGGGACATTTGGGTACTGAATAGGGAGGAGTAG
- the LOC118230761 gene encoding transferrin receptor protein 1-like isoform X1 — protein MKDCTHGPEVCALQNDSCESKMNDVRSSISKIFNGAPRSYTRFNLTRNMEGDGSQVEMKLSSDVDEETDHPAGERQGNGYGQPHDATYVQKLGHSPRNVCFMIVATLLVFAIGYLIGYLADHRQDKECSELPLSDDPVSEERVLPVEEEIVLDWSDLKALLKEKLNENSLQAAFKEFSLAAHEAGSEGDRSLASRVHERFKSYDMSPWTDNHYVKLQGPPRTGNNRVSFAGEEIGRPQAYLAYSATGTVQGNLVYAYYGEPGDFQIAQNFKAQLNGSVVLLRAGKISFAEKVANAAKMKAAAVLIYPDPADYSIETNTELYGHVHLGTGDPYTPGFPSFNHTQFPPVKSSGLPEIPAQTITASMATKLFGKMTGISAPGNWEGKLGVNYKIGGDGDVVTVEVNNVPTEKKITNVFGVIMGVVDPDRYLVIGAQRDSWGPGFARSTVGTSLLVELARVISDMEKNDGFVPRRSIIFASWSAGEYGSVGATEWLEGYLSSMNLKAFSYISLDGVVAGSDSIKASASPLLYTLFEGALKEVIFPLQVNSPTTGQTLYAQVGGEKSVMVPMKMDDTAYPFLAFSGIPSISFRFTDTVDYPYFGTLLDTENKLSTATRTRPARIAVAAGQVAGQMALRLVHDHLLKLDLLGYDGVIRKNVAKLHRQLYLLKQSKILPETLTSQWLTSAAGSYGRASSGLHTDIRNSDLVDVERCRVLNDRIMRVEKNLLSPYENVKETPFRHIIFGSGAHTLPAILEHLKALRDHSPETEVDFFRNQFALVTWTIQGCANALAGDIWVLNREE, from the exons ATGAAGGACTGCACCCACG GGCCTGAAGTCTGCGCTCTACAAAATG ACTCCTGTGAATCCAAGATGAACGACGTCAGGTCCTCCATATCCAAAATA TTTAACGGGGCGCCGCGCTCCTACACCCGCTTCAACCTGACGCGGAACATGGAGGGCGACGGCAGCCAGGTGGAGATGAAGCTGTCCTCGGACGTGGACGAGGAGACGGACCACCCCGCCGGGGAGCGCCAGGGCAACGGCTACGGCCAACCCCACGACGCCACCTACGTCCAGAAGCTCGGCCACTCCCCGAGGAACGTCTGCTTCATGATCGTCGCCACCCTCCTCGTCTTCGCCATCG GATATCTGATTGGCTACTTGGCTGACCACAGGCAGGATAAGGAGTGTTCCGAGCTCCCTCTCTCCGACGACCCAGTGTCAGAAGAGCGAGTGTTGCCGGTCGAGGAAGAAATCGTTCTGGACTGGAGTGATCTCAAGGCATTGCTGAAAGAGAAGTTAAATGAGAACAGCCTACAGGCAGCCTTCAA AGAGTTTAGCCTCGCCGCGCACGAAGCCGGCTCCGAGGGGGACAGGTCTCTGGCCTCTCGGGTCCACGAAAGGTTCAAGAGTTACGACATGAGCCCCTGGACCGACAACCACTACGTCAAGCTGCAGGGCCCTCCCAGGACCGGCAACAACAGAGTGTCCTTCGCCGGGGAAGAGATCGGTAGGCCTCAGGCGTACCTGGCCTACAGCGCCACCGGGACCGTGCAG GGCAACCTGGTGTACGCCTACTACGGCGAGCCGGGGGATTTCCAAATCGCGCAGAACTTCAAAGCGCAGCTGAACGGGAGCGTCGTCCTCCTCCGAGCGGGAAAAATAAGCTTTGCCGAGAAG GTGGCTAACGCTGCCAAGATGAAGGCCGCGGCCGTGCTGATCTACCCAGACCCCGCTGACTACAGTATTGAAACCAACACAGAGCTCTATGGTCAT GTCCACTTGGGCACTGGTGACCCATATACCCCAGGGTTCCCCTCCTTCAACCACACGCAGTTCCCCCCGGTAAAATCCTCGGGACTGCCCGAAATCCCGGCCCAGACCATCACCGCCAGCATGGCGACCAAGCTCTTCGG GAAGATGACCGGAATCAGCGCTCCCGGCAACTGGGAAGGCAAACTGGGTGTGAACTACAAGATTGGTGGGGACGGTGATGTGGTCACGGTGGAAGTGAACAACGTCCCCACGGAGAAGAAGATCACCAACGTGTTCGGTGTCATCATGGGAGTCGTAGACCCAG ATCGTTACTTAGTGATTGGTGCGCAGAGAGACTCCTGGGGTCCAGGATTCGCCAGGTCGACTGTAGGCACCAGCCTGTTGGTGGAGCTGGCCCGTGTCATCTCGGATATGGAGAAAAACG ATGGATTTGTGCCCAGAAGGAGTATCATTTTTGCAAGCTGGAGTGCTGGTGAATATGGGAGCGTTGGCGCCACAGAGTGGCTGGAG GGATATTTGTCTTCGATGAACCTGAAGGCCTTTTCTTACATAAGTCTGGATGGCGTGGTTGCAG GGTCTGATTCCATCAAAGCATCGGCAAGCCCACTTTTGTACACCTTGTTTGAGGGTGCATTGAAGGAG gtgATTTTCCCACTACAGGTAAACAGCCCCACCACTGGGCAGACTCTGTATGCACAAGTAGGCGGGGAAAAATCAGT CATGGTCCCCATGAAGATGGATGACACTGCTTACCCCTTCCTGGCCTTTTCGGGGATCCCCTCCATTTCATTCCGCTTCACG GACACTGTAGATTACCCGTACTTCGGGACCTTGCTGGACACCGAAAACAAGCTGAGCACCGCCACGAGGACCCGCCCGGCGAGGATTGCCGTTGCAGCCGGGCAGGTGGCGGGCCAGATGGCGCTCAGGCTGGTCCACGACCACCTGCTGAAGCTGGACCTGCTGGGGTACGACGGCGTGATCCGCAAAAACGTGGCCAAGCTCCATCGCCAGCTCTACCTGCTGAAGCAG TCCAAAATCCTGCCCGAGACCCTGACCTCGCAATGGCTGACGTCAGCGGCCGGGTCCTACGGGCGTGCCTCGAGCGGCCTCCACACCGACATCCGGAACAGCGATCTCGTCGACGTGGAGCGGTGCCGCGTCCTCAACGACCGGATCATGAGG GTGGAGAAAAACCTCCTCTCTCCGTACGAGAATGTGAAGGAGACCCCGTTCCGCCACATCATCTTCGGCTCGGGCGCCCACACGTTGCCGGCCATTTTGGAGCACCTCAAAGCTCTCAGGGATCACTCGCCCGAAACAGAAGTGGATTTTTTCAGGAATCAGTTTGCCCTGGTCACCTGGACCATCCAGGGCTGTGCCAACGCTCTGGCGGGGGACATTTGGGTACTGAATAGGGAGGAGTAG